In a genomic window of Nodosilinea sp. E11:
- a CDS encoding cellulose biosynthesis cyclic di-GMP-binding regulatory protein BcsB: MRNWLVQLSSFKYSFQYYWRARWRSLRPWFLGLGGACLIALVGLLPALAQTSDAVKQQEDSVIQQYSLPRSTPPAPVVRPPSRPPSPAARPAPAPAPQRSTPAPPSRPAAPPASVTSPAPAAPPTPTPAVAPEPEPTPAAPALSQYILQFNRSPVVGNALQMQGILSQARLGFTRPRHWQVESAKIQIRYRQSPALYADRSNLTVRLNNRHLGSVPLNRDADEIGNLLFDIPADLVEDFNTVIMEVQQHTSADCTDPNDPTLWTEILPDSQVVLNYRPQAIALDLSNYPYPFLDRLGLEADRLTYLRPKTVDNLWLTASGRYQAAASRLSNGRPLQTRLVDQLEQLKGQDRLVIIGTPAEQPALANLELPFALDNNQVLDGSGAPLPNGVGVLMLTTAANGEVPVLVATGNDSGAVLKAVQALVQPGDRQLLTGQAALVNQVADIPSPDPRDWPGYLPKDARQLLLGDLTTQDNQLFQDVTVNGLPVPPPVEIPLRSLPDEQMLRGSKFTLRYSYGPGIDPRRSSVSVMLNGQGIGGERLRSANGGTDSVTVDLPLELITPTSNLAVQFYTFPNVAISCGALPDQPMWGTVHSNSSLDLNRANVVQLPDLKRLQTGFPLTAPQDLSQTSFVLPASPSNDDILTLLQVSGRLGRLSQAQSVKLGAYLADGLSTEARQQNLVAIGLQSNFPLPEVNQSGSGLVLRQQFGRQLNQTQMQTFSDQAGIIQAQVSPWNNERLLVGLMAQQPAGLTEVQQVFQEDALFSRLAGDTAIVQRTTPNPSIYNQADYQIVTLSQQPTHTVDRRGPITRAVAFLQANWILLPGGMVMLALLLYGLSQLFLNRLSRPEGIS; the protein is encoded by the coding sequence ATGCGTAATTGGCTCGTTCAATTGAGTTCTTTCAAATATTCTTTCCAATATTATTGGCGCGCTCGATGGCGATCGCTGAGACCCTGGTTTCTGGGGCTGGGCGGGGCATGCTTAATTGCTCTAGTGGGCCTGCTGCCCGCTCTAGCTCAAACGAGCGATGCTGTAAAACAGCAGGAAGACTCGGTCATCCAGCAGTATTCTTTACCTCGATCTACCCCGCCTGCTCCGGTGGTGAGGCCCCCGAGCCGCCCTCCTAGCCCAGCGGCTCGACCGGCCCCGGCTCCGGCTCCCCAGCGATCGACCCCAGCGCCCCCGAGTCGGCCAGCAGCACCGCCCGCGTCGGTGACATCGCCCGCGCCCGCAGCTCCACCGACGCCTACGCCAGCGGTTGCGCCAGAACCAGAACCGACTCCCGCTGCTCCGGCCCTCAGTCAGTACATTCTTCAGTTCAACCGATCGCCGGTCGTGGGCAATGCTCTGCAAATGCAGGGTATTTTGTCCCAGGCACGGTTGGGGTTTACCCGTCCTCGCCACTGGCAGGTGGAGTCGGCCAAAATTCAGATTCGATATCGTCAGTCGCCGGCGCTCTATGCCGATCGCTCCAATCTAACGGTGCGTCTCAACAACCGTCATCTGGGCAGCGTACCCCTCAACCGGGATGCTGACGAGATTGGCAACCTGCTGTTTGACATACCCGCTGACCTAGTCGAAGACTTCAACACCGTGATTATGGAGGTGCAGCAGCACACCTCGGCGGATTGCACTGATCCCAACGACCCTACCCTGTGGACGGAAATTTTGCCTGATTCTCAGGTGGTGTTGAACTACCGCCCCCAGGCCATTGCTTTAGATTTGAGCAACTATCCCTATCCATTTTTAGATCGCCTGGGGTTGGAGGCCGATCGCCTCACCTACCTGCGACCTAAAACCGTTGATAATCTTTGGCTGACGGCCAGTGGTCGCTACCAGGCCGCTGCTAGCCGCCTCAGCAACGGCAGACCGCTGCAAACTCGGCTAGTCGATCAGCTGGAGCAACTCAAGGGGCAAGACCGGCTGGTGATCATTGGTACTCCGGCAGAACAACCGGCCCTGGCGAACCTAGAGCTGCCCTTTGCCCTAGACAATAACCAGGTACTCGATGGCAGCGGTGCACCGCTGCCCAACGGGGTTGGCGTGCTGATGCTGACCACCGCCGCCAACGGAGAGGTGCCAGTGCTGGTGGCCACCGGTAACGATTCGGGGGCCGTCCTGAAAGCTGTGCAGGCGCTAGTGCAGCCTGGCGATCGCCAACTGCTAACGGGTCAGGCCGCGCTGGTGAACCAAGTGGCGGATATCCCGAGTCCTGACCCCAGAGACTGGCCCGGCTACTTGCCCAAAGATGCCCGTCAGCTATTGCTGGGCGATTTGACCACCCAAGACAACCAGCTGTTTCAGGATGTGACGGTCAACGGGTTGCCAGTCCCGCCGCCGGTAGAGATTCCGCTGCGATCGCTGCCCGATGAACAAATGCTGCGGGGCAGTAAATTTACCCTGCGCTATAGCTATGGCCCCGGTATTGACCCACGCCGGTCTTCGGTATCCGTGATGCTCAACGGTCAGGGTATTGGGGGCGAACGGCTGCGATCGGCCAACGGGGGCACTGACTCGGTCACCGTGGATCTTCCCTTGGAACTGATCACCCCGACCTCTAATCTAGCGGTGCAGTTTTACACTTTTCCCAACGTCGCCATTAGCTGTGGCGCACTGCCAGATCAACCGATGTGGGGGACTGTGCACAGCAACAGCAGTCTGGATCTAAACCGGGCTAATGTAGTGCAACTTCCCGATCTCAAGCGCCTGCAAACAGGCTTCCCCCTCACTGCGCCCCAGGATTTATCTCAGACCTCCTTCGTGCTGCCCGCTAGCCCGTCGAATGACGATATTTTGACGCTATTGCAGGTTAGTGGGCGGCTAGGACGATTGAGCCAAGCCCAGTCGGTCAAGCTAGGGGCCTATTTGGCTGACGGATTGTCGACCGAGGCTCGCCAACAGAACCTAGTAGCGATTGGCTTGCAAAGCAACTTTCCGCTGCCAGAGGTAAACCAGAGTGGCTCGGGCTTGGTGTTGCGCCAGCAGTTTGGCCGACAGCTTAACCAAACCCAGATGCAGACATTCTCTGATCAGGCTGGAATCATTCAGGCTCAGGTATCGCCATGGAACAATGAGCGTCTGCTGGTGGGCCTGATGGCGCAACAACCGGCGGGTCTGACTGAGGTGCAGCAAGTCTTCCAAGAAGATGCGCTATTTTCTCGGCTGGCGGGAGATACGGCGATTGTGCAGCGCACTACGCCCAATCCCTCCATCTATAACCAGGCTGACTATCAGATTGTCACCCTGAGTCAGCAGCCTACCCACACCGTCGATCGCCGTGGCCCGATTACCCGTGCGGTTGCCTTTTTGCAGGCGAACTGGATTTTGCTACCCGGCGGCATGGTCATGCTTGCCCTACTGCTCTATGGCCTCTCTCAGCTCTTTCTCAACCGTCTCAGCCGTCCGGAGGGAATCTCATGA